The following coding sequences lie in one Vicia villosa cultivar HV-30 ecotype Madison, WI unplaced genomic scaffold, Vvil1.0 ctg.002425F_1_1, whole genome shotgun sequence genomic window:
- the LOC131638804 gene encoding transcription factor GTE11-like, translated as MMAKSRVSRVPGGYFGNPLNTVGESEGSGTSGQIDTEITVSEDSGAAARKSISLNSSRRGAFGASVHVVPLSKLSSIERKGLAQRLRSELEHVRQLQKRIELQRSNGVTLSSSSDILSCSNGNTNTRDHRVENSRKKSKQLGKSNKPRGWNRGSSGKFETPLKTCLPSTTANSLLMKDCESLLKRLMSHQYGWVFNTPVDAAKLNLPDYFTIIKHPMDLGTIKSKIDTGAYSDPLEFAGDVRLTFSNAMTYNPPGNDVHIMADTLRKYFEMRWKTIEKKLSKTDDLPLPTKPAPSHDVKTTRAMPSSKKRKIVSLPPQPEVITPAKEVMSDQEKHNLGQQLESLLGEIPVHIIDFLKEHSSNGRECGEEEIEIDIDVLSDDTLFTLRKLLDDFLHEKQNNKENVQVCEIEVLNDSGPSNSSLQPFKGNDMADEEVDIGGNEPPVSSYPHVKVEKDNCGNEPPVSSDPNVKIENDPPVSSNPDMEVEKDIDAGEPLISNHPDVKVEKDTTCRENKCPSPGHSNDSDSSSSSDSDSESDDAKASPANGAKVPEIMGSEAQLEDKIRAADTLERNQSVSGLDQVEDNSQDQRSPSDSDCQQDGDSGPSERQVSPDKLYRVAILKNRFVDTILKAREKTLTQGEKGDPEKLRLEREKMEMEQRKEKARLQAEAKAAEDARKQAEAESAAEARRKVELDREAARQALTQMEKTVEINENSRFLEDLERLRAVPVEQLPSCVHETSPDHSQDGLGSFKFGSSNPLEQLGLYMKVDDEEEEGEPPSVPNPVNDVEEGEIG; from the exons ATGATGGCAAAGAGTAGGGTGAGTAGGGTCCCTGGAGGTTATTTTGGTAATCCTCTTAATACAGTTGGTGAATCCGAGGGGTCCGGAACATCGGGACAGATAGACACTGAAATTACCGTTTCGGAAGACTCCGGTGCCGCGGCGAGGAAGTCGATTAGTTTGAATTCAAGCCGCCGCGGTGCTTTTGGTGCTTCCGTCCATGTTGTTCCCTTGTCGAAATTGTCGTCGATTGAAAGAAAAGGTCTGGCGCAACGCCTGAGATCCGAGCTTGAACATGTTCGCCAGCTTCAGAAGAGAATCGAGCTACAGAGATCGAATGGCGTTACGCTGTCGTCTTCTAGTGATATTCTTAGTTGTAGTAATGGAAATACCAATACCAGGGATCATCGAGTGGAAAACTCGAGGAAAAAATCGAAACAGTTGGGTAAGAGTAATAAGCCTCGCGGATGGAATCGGGGCTCGTCTGGAAAATTTGAGACTCCCTTGAAGACTTGTTTGCCAAGTACTACTGCGAATTCTTTGTTAATGAAAGATTGTGAGTCACTGTTGAAACGGCTAATGAGTCATCAGTATGGTTGGGTTTTCAACACCCCTGTGGATGCGGCGAAGTTGAACCTTCCTGATTATTTCACTATCATTAAGCATCCTATGGACCTGGGAACAATAAAAAGCAAGATCGATACAGGAGCGTACTCAGATCCTTTGGAATTTGCCGGTGATGTGAGGCTTACTTTTTCGAATGCAATGACCTATAATCCACCGGGGAATGATGTCCATATCATGGCGGATACCCTCCGTAAATATTTTGAAATGAGATGGAAAACGATAGAGAAGAAACTGTCTAAAACGGATGATCTTCCATTGCCTACAAAGCCAGCCCCTAGTCATGATGTGAAAACTACTAGAGCAATGCCTTCTTCCAAAAAGAGGAAAATTGTCTCTTTGCCCCCTCAACCTGAAGTTATTACACCTGCTAAGGAGGTTATGTCGGATCAAGAGAAGCACAATCTAGGTCAGCAATTGGAGTCTTTGCTTGGAGAAATACCTGTTCATATAATTGATTTCTTGAAAGAACATAGTTCAAATGGAAGAGAATGTGGAGAGGAGGAGATTGAGATTGATATTGACGTTCTCAGCGATGATACACTATTCACATTACGCAAGCTTCTAGATGACTTTTTGCACGAGAAGCAAAATAACAAAGAAAATGTTCAAGTGTGTGAAATAGAG GTGTTGAATGATTCTGGACCTAGCAATTCCTCATTGCAACCATTTAAAG GCAATGATATGGCTGATGAAGAAGTGGACATCGGTGGGAACGAGCCCCCTGTTTCAAGCTATCCTCATGTGAAGGTTGAAAAAGACAATTGTGGAAATGAACCCCCTGTTTCAAGCGATCCTAATGTGAAAATTGAAAATGACCCCCCTGTTTCAAGCAATCCtgatatggaggttgaaaaggaCATTGATGCAGGCGAGCCCCTTATTTCAAACCATCCTGATGTGAAGGTTGAAAAGGATACAACTTGCAGAGAGAACAAATGTCCAAGTCCAGGCCATTCCAATG ATTCAGACTCCAGTAGTTCTtctgatagtgatagtgaatCTGATGATGCTAAAGCAAGTCCAGCAAATGGAGCAAAG GTACCAGAAATTATGGGTTCAGAAGCTCAGTTGGAGGATAAGATCAGAGCTGCTGATACTCTTGAAAGAAATC AATCTGTCAGTGGCTTAGATCAAGTTGAGGATAATTCTCAGGATCAGCGGAGTCCTTCTGACTCTGATTGCCAGCAAGATG GGGACAGCGGTCCTTCTGAGAGGCAGGTCTCCCCTGATAAACTTTATCGAGTTGCAATATTGAAGAATCGATTTGTTGATACTATCTTGAAAGCTCGAGAAAAAACGCTCACACAA GGAGAAAAGGGTGATCCTGAGAAGTTGCGGCTGGAAAGGGAGAAAATGGAGATGGAGCAAAGGAAAG AAAAGGCAAGGCTCCAAGCAGAAGCAAAGGCTGCTGAAGATGCTCGAAAGCAGGCAGAAGCAGAATCTGCTGCTGAAGCCAGACGAAAGGTAGAGCTTGACAGGGAAGCTGCACGACAAGCTTTGACACAG ATGGAAAAGACTGTTGAAATCAATGAGAATTCTCGTTTTCTCGAAGATTTGGAAAGGCTTAGAGCTGTACCTGTAGAGCAATTACCAAGTTGTGTACATGAGACAAGTCCTGATCACTCTCAGGATGGGTTGGGCAGTTTCAAGTTTGGTAGTAGTAATCCCTTGGAACAACTAGGGTTATATATGAAAGTTGATGATGAAGAGGAGGAGGGAGAGCCACCCTCTGTTCCAAATCCTGTAAATGATGTTGAAGAGGGTGAGATTGGTTAG